The Halobacterium sp. CBA1132 genome has a segment encoding these proteins:
- a CDS encoding winged helix-turn-helix domain-containing protein, translating to MSEDSDPTSVLSLLDDEHARAILAAASTEPMSASQLSEACDASTATVYRRIDDLTDHDLLEESINVRSDGNHHRVYRATFRRFTLELDDGEFTTEVECESEDVADRFTRMWEGL from the coding sequence GTGAGCGAGGACAGCGACCCGACTTCGGTGCTCTCGTTGCTCGACGACGAGCACGCACGCGCCATCCTCGCAGCGGCGAGTACGGAACCCATGTCCGCCAGCCAACTGAGCGAGGCCTGTGACGCGTCGACCGCGACTGTGTACCGGCGAATCGACGACCTGACCGACCACGACCTGCTCGAGGAATCCATCAACGTCCGGTCGGACGGCAACCACCACCGCGTCTACCGCGCGACGTTCCGGCGGTTCACGCTCGAACTCGACGACGGCGAGTTCACCACCGAGGTCGAGTGCGAGTCCGAGGACGTCGCCGACCGCTTCACGAGAATGTGGGAGGGACTGTAA
- a CDS encoding CbiX/SirB N-terminal domain-containing protein, whose product MQALVIVGHGSHLNPGSSDPAFSHADTIRASGAFDEVREAFWKEEPSFREVLRTLESEEVYVVPLFISEGYFTEQVIPRELRLDDWDPEDWDSDGTDADHVTLRAEDVDKTVHYCGPVGTHDSMSDVIVERAKSITDDPDVGEGFGLAVVGHGTERNENSAKAIHYHADRIRDTGRFEEVKAVFMDEDPEVDDVTEFFEAEDIVVVPLFVADGFHTQEDIPEDMGLTDDYRTGYDVPTEVDGHRIWYSGAVGTEPLVADVILERADDAGADLADAIERVRRQTEGDSAASAGD is encoded by the coding sequence ATGCAAGCGCTGGTCATCGTCGGTCACGGTTCACACCTCAATCCGGGTTCGTCGGACCCGGCGTTCTCGCACGCGGACACCATCCGCGCGTCGGGCGCCTTCGACGAGGTCCGGGAGGCGTTCTGGAAGGAGGAGCCGTCGTTCCGAGAGGTGCTTCGTACCCTCGAATCCGAGGAGGTGTACGTCGTGCCGCTGTTCATCTCCGAGGGCTACTTCACCGAGCAGGTCATCCCGCGCGAACTCCGCCTCGACGACTGGGACCCCGAGGACTGGGACTCGGACGGCACGGACGCCGACCACGTCACCCTGCGCGCAGAGGACGTGGACAAGACCGTCCACTACTGCGGGCCGGTCGGCACCCACGACTCGATGAGCGACGTCATCGTCGAGCGCGCGAAGTCCATCACCGACGACCCCGACGTGGGGGAGGGCTTCGGACTCGCCGTGGTCGGCCACGGCACCGAGCGCAACGAGAACTCCGCGAAGGCAATCCACTACCACGCCGACCGCATCCGCGACACCGGCCGCTTCGAGGAGGTGAAAGCGGTCTTCATGGACGAGGACCCCGAGGTCGACGACGTCACGGAGTTCTTCGAAGCCGAGGACATCGTCGTCGTCCCGCTGTTCGTCGCGGACGGCTTCCACACGCAGGAAGACATTCCCGAGGACATGGGACTGACCGACGACTACCGGACGGGATACGACGTCCCCACAGAGGTCGACGGCCACCGCATCTGGTACTCGGGCGCCGTCGGCACCGAGCCGCTGGTCGCGGACGTCATCCTCGAACGCGCCGACGACGCGGGCGCTGACCTCGCGGACGCCATCGAACGCGTGCGCCGGCAGACCGAGGGCGACAGCGCCGCGAGCGCGGGGGACTGA
- a CDS encoding outer membrane lipoprotein carrier protein LolA, with the protein MGRQTLLAVAVAALLVTSGCSGLDVLADDAETPPDVDVAQRYKSLDTLEATRVRTVDTGNDTTETRALVRDDVSTDQRRQYRRILAPESRAGDVTVVDESGLLMYDASENAVTHLPWSGRRHDGNRSAYLQRVVSAARDGGDVAEPSDGVSPLPVVPTTGASASIPEDAIEGFEVEYLGTRTVAGRTAHGFELTAVSEAALTVEQTLWLDSQYYYPLHTTHRLDYRNRTIETSTRLENVTFDAGLPDDAFEFDVPENATVETLNVSTESFDSVSALRERVDFSVPDPAVPDGYEFAEARYVGGNVTQASLQYVTADDHRLTVTKTTSSSNAGGFTSGENVTVAGRDGQYLTTPRTKFVTWSCGDTRYAVVGTNLDKTALLAVADSVGCE; encoded by the coding sequence ATGGGGCGACAGACGCTGTTGGCGGTCGCGGTCGCCGCCCTCCTCGTCACGAGCGGCTGTAGCGGTCTCGATGTCCTCGCGGACGACGCGGAGACGCCGCCCGATGTCGATGTCGCCCAGCGGTACAAATCCCTCGACACTCTCGAAGCGACGCGCGTTCGGACTGTTGACACCGGCAACGACACCACCGAGACGCGCGCACTCGTCCGCGACGACGTCTCCACCGACCAACGCCGACAGTACCGCCGAATCCTCGCGCCCGAGTCCCGCGCGGGCGACGTGACTGTCGTCGACGAGTCCGGATTACTGATGTACGACGCCAGCGAGAACGCGGTGACCCATCTCCCGTGGTCGGGCCGTCGGCACGACGGGAACCGTTCGGCGTACCTCCAGCGGGTCGTCTCGGCGGCGCGCGACGGCGGCGATGTCGCGGAACCCTCCGACGGCGTCTCCCCACTTCCCGTCGTTCCCACGACCGGAGCGAGCGCCTCGATTCCCGAGGACGCCATCGAGGGGTTCGAAGTCGAGTACCTCGGGACGCGGACTGTTGCTGGTCGAACCGCCCACGGCTTCGAACTGACGGCGGTCTCGGAGGCGGCGCTGACCGTCGAGCAGACGCTGTGGCTGGACAGCCAGTACTACTACCCGCTGCACACGACCCACCGACTTGACTACCGCAACCGGACCATCGAGACGTCGACGCGACTGGAGAACGTCACCTTCGACGCCGGCCTCCCCGACGACGCCTTCGAGTTCGACGTGCCCGAGAACGCGACGGTGGAGACGCTGAACGTCTCCACGGAGTCCTTCGACTCAGTGAGCGCGCTCCGCGAGCGCGTGGACTTCTCGGTTCCCGACCCCGCGGTGCCCGACGGCTACGAGTTCGCGGAGGCGCGGTACGTCGGCGGGAACGTGACGCAAGCCAGCCTCCAGTACGTCACCGCCGACGACCACCGGCTCACGGTCACCAAGACGACTTCGTCGTCGAACGCGGGCGGGTTCACGTCTGGGGAGAACGTCACCGTCGCGGGCCGAGACGGCCAATATCTTACGACGCCGCGAACCAAGTTCGTGACGTGGTCGTGTGGGGACACTCGGTACGCCGTGGTCGGAACCAACCTCGACAAAACGGCGTTACTGGCCGTCGCGGACTCCGTGGGCTGCGAGTAG
- a CDS encoding DR2241 family protein, translating to MSAADTLSSVEAALVEHAEDGIDFDGLVVEPTDGGYHWETPDEQKTVGEDALRERADDPYATNWYYWEHVVEGHDTPRRAFLRWLEGADDLSVPERYDELRGGHTSSWGELAVTAVLSEGGRRRYEVRHEDDLGENVDAYTDPLEARHLVKHDDDGRYRPLSTAPSLPHGWAFVDLDGSDLVQTVDYVYPATVSNWHRERVGERSEPTNGASGDDGAASREGSLDIDHWDDVAERQSGIYSIVEQLDDDALEWAAEACCVDSQCLKRREWDENDEEELDVPRGDGEFPCREPCSLFIAAARKFTTLEREETREYTFELTPAEKEQVEDIVDAVADGRTDEIREADVYEGANRYRARFLRAKRMDEHGLSGTPTYPEDHE from the coding sequence ATGTCGGCAGCCGACACCCTCAGCAGCGTCGAGGCGGCGCTCGTCGAGCACGCCGAGGACGGCATCGACTTCGACGGCCTCGTCGTCGAACCGACCGACGGCGGCTACCACTGGGAGACGCCCGACGAACAGAAGACGGTCGGCGAGGACGCGCTCCGGGAGCGCGCCGACGACCCGTACGCGACTAACTGGTACTACTGGGAGCACGTCGTCGAGGGCCACGACACGCCCCGGCGCGCGTTCCTGCGATGGCTCGAAGGGGCCGACGACCTGTCGGTCCCCGAGCGCTACGACGAACTCCGCGGCGGTCACACGAGTTCGTGGGGCGAACTCGCGGTCACCGCGGTCCTCAGCGAGGGCGGCCGGCGCCGCTACGAGGTCCGCCACGAGGACGACCTGGGTGAAAACGTGGATGCCTACACGGACCCGCTGGAAGCCCGCCACCTCGTGAAACACGACGACGACGGCCGCTACCGGCCGCTGTCGACCGCGCCGTCGCTCCCGCACGGCTGGGCGTTCGTCGACCTCGACGGCAGCGACCTCGTGCAGACCGTCGACTACGTCTACCCCGCGACGGTGTCGAACTGGCACCGGGAGCGCGTCGGCGAGCGCAGCGAGCCGACGAATGGAGCGAGCGGCGACGACGGAGCCGCGAGCCGCGAGGGCTCCCTCGACATCGACCACTGGGACGACGTCGCAGAGCGCCAGTCGGGCATCTACAGCATCGTCGAGCAGCTCGACGACGACGCGCTCGAATGGGCGGCTGAGGCCTGCTGCGTGGACTCGCAGTGCCTGAAGCGCCGCGAGTGGGACGAGAACGACGAGGAGGAACTCGACGTGCCGCGGGGCGACGGCGAATTCCCGTGCCGGGAGCCGTGCTCGCTGTTCATCGCGGCCGCCCGGAAGTTCACGACGCTCGAACGCGAGGAGACCCGCGAGTACACGTTCGAGTTGACGCCCGCAGAGAAAGAACAAGTCGAAGACATCGTCGACGCTGTGGCGGACGGCCGCACCGACGAGATTCGGGAGGCGGACGTCTACGAGGGCGCGAACCGCTACCGCGCTCGGTTCCTGCGCGCGAAACGCATGGACGAACACGGCCTCTCGGGAACGCCGACGTACCCCGAGGACCACGAGTAG
- a CDS encoding adenylosuccinate synthase — MTVTIVGSQLGDEGKGGVVDLFGDAADVIARYQGGDNAGHTVVVDGDEYKLSLVPSGAVRGKTGVLGNGCVVNPETLFDEIDALRERGLDPDVRVARRAHVILPYHRVLDGIEEDVKSDSDLDAGTTGRGIGPTYEDKAGRRGVRVGDLLDPEVLRDRLEYAVPQKRALYEDVYGGDAGDEFDVDALFEQYRAFGERIQNEGMDVNAGDYLADRIDDGDSVMLEGAQGTSLDIDHGVYPYVTSSNPTAGYAATGTGLGPTTVGQGEVVGVVKAYLSRVGTGPLPTELTGDDEDLAEYIREEGGEYGTVTGRPRRVGWLDLPMLRHAARANGFTGLAINHLDVLAGLDEVKVGHAYELEGETIYSMPATTERWGDCEPVFRSFDGWPEFDPEAVAAEGYDALPEQAREYVEYVEDELDTPAYALGVGPGREETVIQQNPFGQ, encoded by the coding sequence ATGACCGTCACCATCGTCGGCTCGCAACTCGGCGACGAAGGCAAAGGCGGCGTCGTCGACCTGTTCGGCGACGCGGCCGACGTCATCGCCCGCTATCAGGGCGGAGACAACGCTGGCCACACCGTCGTCGTCGACGGCGACGAGTACAAGCTCTCGCTGGTCCCGTCCGGGGCCGTCCGCGGGAAGACCGGCGTCCTCGGGAACGGCTGTGTCGTCAACCCCGAGACGCTGTTCGACGAAATCGACGCGCTCCGCGAGCGCGGCCTCGACCCCGACGTCCGGGTCGCCCGCCGCGCCCACGTCATTCTCCCGTACCACCGCGTGCTCGACGGCATCGAGGAGGACGTCAAGTCCGACTCGGACCTCGACGCCGGGACCACGGGCCGCGGCATCGGCCCCACCTACGAGGACAAGGCCGGCCGCCGCGGCGTCCGCGTCGGCGACCTGCTGGACCCCGAGGTGCTCCGTGACCGCCTCGAGTACGCCGTCCCGCAGAAGCGCGCGCTCTACGAGGACGTCTACGGCGGCGACGCCGGCGACGAGTTCGACGTCGACGCGCTGTTCGAGCAGTACCGCGCGTTCGGCGAGCGCATCCAGAACGAGGGGATGGACGTCAACGCCGGCGACTACCTCGCCGACCGCATCGACGACGGCGACAGCGTGATGCTGGAGGGCGCGCAGGGCACGAGCCTCGACATCGACCACGGCGTCTACCCCTACGTCACGTCCTCGAACCCGACCGCGGGCTACGCCGCCACCGGCACCGGCCTCGGTCCGACCACCGTCGGGCAGGGTGAGGTCGTCGGCGTCGTGAAGGCGTACCTCTCCCGCGTCGGCACCGGCCCGCTCCCCACGGAACTCACGGGCGACGACGAGGACCTCGCGGAGTACATCCGCGAGGAGGGCGGCGAGTACGGCACCGTCACCGGGCGCCCGCGCCGCGTCGGCTGGCTCGACCTTCCGATGCTGCGCCACGCCGCCCGCGCGAACGGCTTCACCGGCCTCGCCATCAACCACCTCGACGTGCTCGCCGGCCTCGACGAAGTGAAAGTCGGCCACGCCTACGAACTCGAGGGGGAGACCATCTACTCGATGCCCGCGACGACCGAGCGCTGGGGCGACTGCGAGCCCGTCTTCCGGAGTTTCGACGGCTGGCCGGAGTTCGACCCCGAGGCCGTCGCCGCAGAAGGCTACGACGCGCTCCCCGAACAGGCCCGCGAGTACGTCGAGTACGTCGAAGACGAACTCGACACGCCCGCGTACGCGCTCGGCGTCGGTCCCGGCCGCGAGGAGACCGTAATCCAGCAGAATCCCTTCGGGCAGTAG
- a CDS encoding methytransferase partner Trm112 has protein sequence MKDDLVDIVCCPLDKHDLDLDVEEREDDEILSGTLTCTECGERYPIEDGIPNLLPPDMREEAPA, from the coding sequence ATGAAAGACGACCTCGTGGACATCGTCTGCTGTCCGCTCGACAAACACGACCTCGACCTCGACGTCGAGGAGCGCGAGGACGACGAAATCCTCTCGGGCACGCTCACCTGTACGGAGTGCGGCGAACGCTACCCCATCGAGGACGGCATTCCGAACCTTCTGCCGCCGGACATGCGCGAGGAAGCCCCCGCTTGA